The following proteins come from a genomic window of Peptostreptococcaceae bacterium:
- a CDS encoding metallophosphoesterase, with amino-acid sequence MKILIIGDTHGHPYAVRKALKMTGPIDMLIHTGDGWFDVEDIVGDFEIIRVTGNCDRSVKGYSEQILELDGHRIFIVHGHKYNIKHDLNRLYYKSLEENVDIAIFGHTHKRVSEQVGKILFINPGSAWRPRDCEPPGFVVMKLDEGKMVFRFIDLAEPEC; translated from the coding sequence GTGAAAATATTGATAATTGGAGACACCCACGGCCACCCTTATGCAGTCAGAAAGGCATTGAAAATGACTGGACCGATTGACATGCTGATTCATACTGGGGACGGATGGTTTGACGTTGAAGATATCGTAGGGGATTTTGAAATCATAAGGGTGACTGGCAATTGTGATAGGAGCGTGAAAGGTTATTCCGAACAAATCCTGGAACTCGACGGACACCGAATTTTTATCGTTCATGGACACAAATATAATATAAAGCATGACCTTAATCGCCTTTATTACAAGTCGCTTGAGGAGAATGTCGATATAGCGATTTTTGGACACACACATAAAAGGGTAAGCGAGCAGGTAGGAAAAATTTTATTTATAAATCCTGGAAGCGCTTGGAGACCTAGAGACTGCGAACCGCCCGGATTTGTAGTTATGAAGCTCGATGAGGGGAAAATGGTTTTCCGATTTATAGACTTGGCTGAACCTGAGTGCTGA
- a CDS encoding pyridoxal-phosphate dependent enzyme: protein MVKSISIIEGKLSKKCLPDFLAVEATAPARAFHRELPEYSETPLANLKNLAKILGVKGIYVKDESKRFGLNAFKALGASYAISKIAAKEKNPSKAVYVTATDGNHGRGVAWAAMKLGARAEVFMPVGSKECRADAIRGIGDSKVEITDMNYDDAVRFASDYAKKNGYHFVQDTGNANYRDIPNDITQGYTTMAFEAIKQLEGYGVDKPTHMFLQAGVGSMAGGVLGFIAHYYDGNPPVTTVAEPWEVACIYESIKSGCEGPTSVGG from the coding sequence ATAGTGAAATCCATTTCAATAATTGAGGGGAAGCTTTCGAAAAAATGTCTTCCCGATTTTCTAGCAGTGGAGGCAACCGCCCCTGCAAGAGCTTTTCATAGGGAGCTTCCGGAATATAGCGAGACGCCCCTTGCAAACCTGAAGAATCTCGCAAAAATACTGGGAGTAAAGGGCATCTACGTTAAGGACGAGTCAAAGAGGTTCGGCCTTAACGCCTTCAAGGCACTTGGCGCTTCATACGCCATTTCCAAAATTGCCGCAAAGGAGAAGAATCCATCAAAGGCAGTATACGTGACGGCGACAGACGGAAACCACGGCAGGGGAGTCGCATGGGCGGCCATGAAGCTTGGAGCGCGCGCCGAGGTGTTTATGCCTGTGGGGTCAAAAGAATGCCGCGCGGATGCCATCCGAGGCATTGGAGATTCCAAGGTCGAAATAACGGACATGAACTACGACGATGCCGTTCGTTTCGCATCGGACTATGCAAAGAAAAACGGATACCATTTTGTTCAGGATACCGGCAACGCAAATTATAGGGACATACCAAACGACATAACACAGGGTTACACAACAATGGCCTTCGAGGCCATAAAGCAGCTTGAAGGTTATGGGGTGGACAAGCCGACCCACATGTTTCTTCAGGCTGGCGTAGGGTCAATGGCGGGAGGCGTACTTGGATTCATTGCGCATTATTATGACGGAAATCCCCCTGTTACAACAGTAGCGGAACCGTGGGAAGTGGCGTGCATATACGAATCGATTAAGAGCGGTTGCGAAGGTCCGACATCCGTAGGCGG
- a CDS encoding ABC transporter ATP-binding protein, which yields MIKTDKICKSYIMGSNELKVLKDVSIEIKRQEFVSIVGPSGSGKSTLMNIIGCLDVPTSGIYLLDGIDVSEMNASKQAETRNQKIGFVFQSFNLLSKLSALDNVMLPLIYRRVPEKEQRERAQLALEKVGLADRQHHRPNELSGGQQQRVAIARAIAGDPPIILADEPTGNLDSKSGIEIMNLLRDFNERGATLVMITHDGHLAKKAGRVINISDGVIGKEANYED from the coding sequence TTGATTAAAACAGATAAAATTTGCAAAAGCTATATCATGGGTTCTAATGAATTGAAGGTCCTTAAGGATGTGTCCATTGAAATAAAGCGCCAGGAATTTGTTTCCATAGTAGGTCCTTCAGGGTCAGGTAAGTCCACTCTCATGAATATAATAGGTTGTCTGGATGTGCCAACATCGGGGATTTATCTCTTGGATGGCATAGATGTCAGTGAAATGAACGCTTCCAAGCAGGCGGAAACCAGAAACCAAAAAATCGGTTTCGTGTTTCAAAGCTTCAATCTGCTGTCAAAATTAAGCGCGCTCGATAATGTCATGTTGCCGCTAATCTATCGGAGGGTACCGGAAAAGGAACAACGCGAGCGGGCGCAATTGGCTCTTGAGAAAGTGGGACTGGCTGACCGTCAGCACCACCGACCCAACGAGCTTTCAGGCGGGCAGCAGCAACGGGTGGCTATTGCCCGGGCAATAGCAGGAGATCCTCCCATCATACTGGCCGACGAGCCAACGGGAAATTTGGATTCTAAATCCGGCATAGAAATCATGAATCTCTTGAGAGACTTCAACGAGAGAGGCGCCACCTTGGTTATGATTACCCACGACGGCCATCTGGCTAAAAAAGCCGGAAGGGTCATTAATATTAGTGATGGGGTCATTGGTAAGGAGGCGAATTATGAAGATTAA
- the rdgB gene encoding RdgB/HAM1 family non-canonical purine NTP pyrophosphatase, whose product MKMILASQNKHKLKEIEKITKNFGIELVTMEEAGLGDFDVVEDKDTFEGNSEKKAMEVMEASGFSSVADDSGLVVDALGGEPGVYSARFSGPEATYESNNKKLLEMMKDVPWEKRTARFVSVITAVFTDGRTLVARGEIEGHIAFREKGDGGFGYDPLFYVAEKEKTFAELSGSEKNSISHRANALEGFKKLLMAEGDLPK is encoded by the coding sequence ATGAAAATGATATTGGCATCACAAAACAAACATAAACTGAAGGAAATTGAAAAAATCACAAAGAATTTCGGCATCGAGCTTGTCACGATGGAAGAGGCCGGGCTTGGCGATTTTGATGTTGTGGAAGACAAAGATACCTTCGAGGGCAATTCCGAGAAAAAGGCAATGGAAGTCATGGAAGCTTCGGGATTTTCTTCCGTTGCGGACGACTCGGGGCTTGTGGTCGATGCTCTGGGTGGAGAGCCGGGAGTCTATTCTGCGCGTTTTTCAGGACCGGAAGCGACCTACGAAAGCAATAATAAAAAACTGCTTGAAATGATGAAGGACGTTCCGTGGGAAAAAAGGACGGCAAGATTCGTTTCAGTAATAACGGCTGTTTTTACTGACGGAAGAACCCTAGTAGCCAGAGGCGAAATAGAAGGCCATATAGCTTTTAGAGAGAAGGGCGATGGCGGATTTGGGTATGACCCTCTTTTCTATGTTGCCGAAAAAGAAAAAACATTTGCGGAGCTTTCAGGCAGCGAGAAAAATTCCATTAGCCACAGGGCAAATGCATTGGAAGGATTCAAAAAGCTTCTAATGGCGGAGGGAGATCTCCCGAAGTGA
- a CDS encoding ABC transporter permease, translated as MKINFVQTFKMAISSILSNKMRSFLTMLGVIIGVSTVIILVSIGQGTTKSVTDSIQSMGSNLLTVNITGRGADTSLDLEEVEEFNTFIGVGKIAPSISINGDLKAGTVIMEGVNINGTDENYIGILNYELMEGRFLNDTDIANRQNVAIIGSDVKSELFADVSALGSDIKINGQTFTVVGTLASKGSSMMGSSDEVVVIPVSTAQRLGGDTSIRTIYIQAESAETVDVAKAYLENYLQRKFKGDDTYRVFDQSEVLDTVGSVTGMLTAMLGGIAGISLLVGGIGIMNIMLVSVTERTREIGIRKAIGAKYGDILVQFIIESIVLSGMGGIIGVALGIGGSLAISSLAGIETVVSSGIILLAAFFSLAVGIIFGIYPADKAAKLHPIDALRYE; from the coding sequence ATGAAGATTAATTTTGTGCAAACCTTTAAAATGGCCATAAGCAGTATACTTTCCAACAAGATGCGTTCTTTTTTGACCATGCTCGGTGTCATCATTGGCGTTAGCACTGTCATCATACTGGTATCCATCGGTCAGGGCACTACCAAGAGCGTCACGGATAGCATCCAGAGCATGGGATCCAATCTCCTCACAGTCAATATAACGGGACGGGGAGCCGACACCTCTTTGGATTTAGAGGAAGTGGAGGAATTTAACACCTTTATCGGTGTAGGGAAAATAGCTCCAAGCATTTCCATAAACGGCGACTTGAAGGCCGGAACGGTCATCATGGAGGGCGTCAATATCAACGGAACCGACGAAAATTATATAGGAATTCTAAATTACGAACTCATGGAAGGCCGTTTTCTAAACGATACGGATATAGCTAATAGGCAGAACGTGGCCATCATAGGCAGTGATGTTAAAAGCGAACTATTCGCTGACGTATCAGCCTTGGGAAGCGACATCAAAATCAACGGACAGACATTTACTGTCGTTGGAACCCTCGCATCCAAGGGCTCTTCAATGATGGGATCCAGCGACGAGGTGGTAGTCATTCCTGTATCTACGGCCCAGCGTCTCGGAGGGGATACGAGCATCCGGACTATTTACATCCAAGCGGAATCGGCGGAAACCGTCGATGTGGCCAAGGCTTATCTGGAGAATTATCTACAGCGTAAATTCAAGGGTGATGACACCTACAGGGTATTCGATCAAAGCGAGGTTCTTGATACAGTAGGAAGCGTTACGGGCATGCTGACGGCAATGCTCGGGGGAATCGCCGGCATCTCGCTGCTCGTTGGAGGCATCGGCATCATGAATATTATGCTGGTCTCCGTAACGGAGAGAACGAGGGAAATCGGAATTAGAAAAGCCATCGGAGCCAAGTATGGGGACATCCTCGTGCAGTTCATTATCGAATCCATTGTCCTAAGCGGCATGGGTGGTATAATAGGAGTAGCTTTGGGCATCGGAGGATCTCTGGCTATTTCAAGCTTGGCAGGGATAGAAACTGTGGTTTCCAGTGGCATCATTCTATTGGCCGCCTTTTTCTCACTTGCCGTCGGCATCATCTTCGGGATTTATCCGGCGGACAAAGCAGCTAAGCTTCATCCCATAGACGCATTGAGATATGAATAG
- a CDS encoding alanine dehydrogenase: MNIKSVGFPRMHKDVGEKRDFLPEFFGLFTGFSDKMILVEEGYGAGMGYSREDYLAVNPEIHFVSHEEAYKTDLVIVLRSPEIYEIDWMKKGAVLLSMLHFDTREFRNGYLGDRDIYCYSMDSIKNDNEVRLVVNYYGTAYAGASIAFKTLKKNRLDFYALNREPLIISIMGFGSVGLNAAKAFKNLSNLEFLGKDENVPGVIIKMITRSITGDENQLKKILPDTDILVDATWRSDPSIAIVSNELLGLLPEHGVILDLTADPYKTKIKPIQIKGIEGIPTGTLSHFVIEPGDSKYQDIPSEVNQLNKRTVVSCNAWPGVYPVEAMDVYGKQLRPFIKILLKKGTDLDVSEEADQYERALKKASLEHFEQFGIH, encoded by the coding sequence ATGAATATTAAAAGCGTAGGATTTCCAAGAATGCACAAGGATGTTGGGGAAAAGAGGGATTTCTTGCCTGAATTTTTCGGGTTATTCACAGGTTTTTCAGACAAAATGATTTTAGTGGAAGAAGGGTATGGGGCGGGAATGGGATATTCCCGCGAGGACTATCTCGCCGTTAATCCCGAGATCCATTTTGTGAGCCACGAAGAAGCGTACAAAACCGATTTGGTTATTGTTTTAAGGTCGCCCGAGATTTATGAAATAGATTGGATGAAGAAGGGAGCAGTTCTTCTGTCAATGCTTCATTTTGATACCAGGGAGTTTAGAAACGGATACCTTGGAGATAGAGACATATACTGCTATTCAATGGATTCAATAAAGAATGATAATGAAGTTAGGCTGGTAGTAAACTATTACGGAACAGCCTACGCGGGAGCAAGCATCGCTTTTAAAACCCTTAAGAAAAACCGGCTTGATTTCTATGCCTTGAACAGGGAACCCTTGATTATAAGCATAATGGGATTTGGGTCGGTAGGGCTAAATGCTGCAAAGGCATTCAAGAACCTTAGCAACCTTGAATTTTTAGGGAAAGACGAAAATGTGCCCGGTGTAATCATAAAAATGATTACACGCAGCATAACCGGTGACGAGAATCAGCTCAAAAAAATTCTTCCGGACACGGATATATTGGTTGACGCCACATGGAGAAGCGACCCATCGATAGCTATTGTATCAAACGAGCTTTTGGGCCTTTTGCCGGAGCATGGCGTGATACTTGATCTGACGGCAGATCCATATAAAACAAAGATAAAGCCCATCCAGATAAAAGGTATCGAGGGAATACCTACCGGTACTCTTTCGCATTTCGTAATAGAACCTGGAGATTCCAAATACCAAGATATTCCGAGCGAAGTCAATCAGTTGAATAAGAGAACCGTCGTTAGCTGCAACGCGTGGCCCGGCGTTTATCCTGTTGAGGCCATGGATGTTTATGGAAAGCAGCTCAGGCCATTCATAAAAATCCTTCTTAAAAAGGGAACAGATTTGGATGTTTCCGAAGAAGCCGATCAATATGAGAGAGCCCTTAAAAAGGCTTCTCTTGAACATTTCGAGCAATTCGGAATACATTAG
- a CDS encoding HlyD family efflux transporter periplasmic adaptor subunit, with product MLIERHGKRPISDENITDKRLISNNIVILPLLLVGKSGFNFGMNIAIILGITILGGTEMKLIEWIKIKKPKSKKKMVIYTSIAVLAVALFMTWGGNKGDDEVSEIIYTLAKGDIEISISGNGTVFSAESLEIDPDEFEAKVKKINFYEGDTVKAGEIIYELESDDLSAEWTKAKIAYENASLEYRTSSGDVSDLTVRAPMTGTIEEMDLEVGQTLSQGETVAKVWDKSEIYIKTPINLSHEGKIKVGQAANVTFPSSFFTTSGVVAKVEGTPSTDGNGGIFQYVYVSVDNPGGFQEGENVRVEIYTGSETIKGITNGTVEYKDAEIVEAPGKATVIKVYKQEKDTVKAGEIIAVLESNSLVVSQMSKNVSLQEAKIELDELADKVEGLSVKAESDGILAGQDVSVGDTVGVNTNNNGTSSNNTGVLGKIISFDKRMVIAVDELDINDVSIGQSAEVTVDAAPGEIFKGEVIKISELGNVQSGVATYDVTISVPYSKLVKEGMSADAEILLDSAENVLLLPIEAVTEMGKRKMVAVGSEEKTMVPVETGLMDARFYEVVGGLSEGDQVVLTGLATETSLTSERSSGIMPGMGGGNGGGGIRPNGK from the coding sequence GTGCTGATAGAAAGACATGGAAAGCGTCCGATATCAGACGAAAATATCACAGACAAGCGTCTGATATCAAACAATATTGTGATTTTGCCGCTCCTTCTTGTTGGAAAGAGCGGTTTTAATTTTGGCATGAACATTGCAATAATATTAGGCATAACAATATTGGGAGGTACTGAAATGAAATTGATTGAATGGATTAAAATAAAAAAACCTAAAAGTAAAAAGAAAATGGTAATTTATACATCAATAGCTGTGCTTGCTGTCGCATTGTTTATGACATGGGGCGGCAACAAAGGTGATGATGAAGTGTCCGAAATTATCTATACGCTTGCGAAAGGGGATATAGAAATATCTATATCCGGAAATGGGACTGTATTTTCAGCTGAGTCGTTGGAGATTGATCCGGATGAATTCGAAGCCAAAGTGAAAAAAATCAATTTCTATGAGGGAGATACGGTTAAAGCTGGAGAGATTATTTACGAACTCGAAAGCGACGATCTTTCTGCCGAGTGGACGAAAGCGAAAATAGCATATGAAAACGCATCGCTCGAGTACAGGACATCGAGCGGAGATGTTTCGGATCTGACTGTTCGAGCTCCAATGACGGGCACAATCGAAGAAATGGACTTGGAAGTTGGTCAGACATTGTCGCAGGGGGAAACCGTGGCAAAAGTCTGGGATAAAAGTGAAATTTATATAAAGACTCCCATAAATCTGTCTCATGAAGGAAAAATAAAGGTTGGGCAGGCGGCTAACGTTACTTTCCCATCGAGTTTTTTCACAACAAGCGGAGTGGTTGCCAAGGTTGAGGGTACTCCATCTACAGACGGAAATGGGGGGATCTTCCAATATGTCTATGTATCAGTTGACAACCCTGGGGGATTCCAGGAGGGTGAAAATGTCCGAGTTGAAATTTACACCGGTTCGGAGACGATAAAAGGTATCACCAACGGTACGGTTGAGTATAAAGATGCTGAAATTGTGGAAGCCCCTGGAAAGGCTACGGTTATAAAAGTATATAAGCAGGAGAAGGACACTGTAAAAGCCGGAGAAATAATTGCAGTACTAGAAAGCAATTCTCTGGTTGTTTCCCAAATGAGCAAGAATGTTTCGCTTCAAGAGGCTAAAATCGAGCTCGATGAACTCGCCGATAAGGTGGAAGGATTAAGCGTAAAGGCTGAAAGCGACGGGATACTTGCCGGGCAGGATGTTTCCGTAGGCGATACGGTCGGGGTTAATACAAACAACAATGGAACGTCTTCAAACAATACAGGAGTGCTGGGGAAGATAATCAGCTTCGATAAAAGAATGGTAATAGCGGTTGATGAACTCGATATAAACGATGTGTCTATTGGTCAAAGCGCCGAGGTGACGGTCGATGCGGCTCCGGGAGAAATCTTTAAAGGTGAAGTCATTAAGATATCCGAACTGGGTAATGTTCAGAGCGGAGTAGCCACTTACGATGTCACCATTTCGGTTCCATACAGCAAGCTTGTTAAGGAAGGCATGAGCGCAGATGCAGAAATACTTTTGGATAGTGCGGAAAATGTTCTTCTTCTTCCGATAGAGGCTGTTACGGAGATGGGAAAACGTAAAATGGTTGCCGTTGGCTCAGAGGAAAAAACCATGGTGCCTGTGGAGACCGGACTCATGGATGCTCGGTTCTACGAAGTGGTCGGGGGCTTAAGCGAAGGGGATCAAGTAGTATTGACGGGTTTAGCAACGGAGACTTCTCTTACTTCAGAACGGTCAAGTGGCATAATGCCTGGCATGGGCGGTGGCAATGGCGGTGGCGGAATTCGCCCGAACGGGAAATAG
- the rph gene encoding ribonuclease PH, with protein MERNGERNFEDLRKIKITRNYLMHPDGSVLMEAGNTKVICTAMVENGVPRFLKGKGQGWVTSEYGMLPGSTNQRKQRSASRGKVDGRASEIQRLIGRTLRTVVDMDKLGERTIWIDCDVIQADGGTRTASITGAFVALSDAIAKLMENGELAENPLKSMVAAVSVGIVKGIPMLDLCYEEDSQADVDMNVVMTDKNEFIEIQGTGEAAPFSQSVLDELLRLAKKGINELNEIQIQALKE; from the coding sequence ATGGAAAGAAATGGAGAAAGAAATTTCGAGGATTTGAGAAAAATCAAGATAACGAGGAATTATCTGATGCATCCCGACGGTTCCGTACTAATGGAAGCTGGAAACACTAAGGTGATTTGCACAGCTATGGTAGAAAATGGAGTTCCAAGGTTCCTTAAAGGAAAGGGACAGGGTTGGGTAACCTCTGAGTATGGAATGCTTCCGGGCTCTACAAACCAAAGGAAACAAAGGAGTGCGTCAAGAGGCAAGGTGGACGGAAGAGCGAGCGAAATACAGAGACTAATAGGAAGGACACTCAGGACAGTTGTCGACATGGACAAGCTTGGAGAGAGAACCATATGGATCGACTGCGATGTAATTCAGGCCGACGGCGGAACGCGCACGGCTTCAATAACGGGGGCTTTTGTGGCGCTTTCAGATGCCATAGCAAAGCTTATGGAGAATGGAGAACTGGCTGAGAATCCGCTCAAGTCTATGGTGGCTGCGGTAAGTGTTGGAATAGTTAAGGGCATACCCATGCTGGACCTTTGCTACGAGGAGGACTCTCAAGCGGATGTAGACATGAATGTGGTAATGACCGACAAAAATGAATTCATAGAAATACAGGGTACGGGTGAAGCGGCACCGTTTTCACAGAGCGTTCTCGATGAGCTTTTAAGACTCGCTAAAAAGGGAATAAACGAACTTAATGAAATTCAAATACAGGCTTTGAAAGAATAA
- a CDS encoding HAMP domain-containing protein, with translation MKKTISRHLIMLLCLVIASLAVGIGLNFVLNQRFDYKIEEEKRIELDKHLQGLVDEFQSVSENEITGEFIEGLFYALVESGNDFRVGYIDRSKEIETIVHWDVETGRPETELPHAMFSKEFEKERTGKRLSEVLRERDKIRSTMPVFHGDEVIGMIWIEDSIISDIRTFVMVRILTAFAVLFSLIAGILGTGYIIRKLIRDVNRINEGVEIMKDDLSYRIEVSSDELGQVAREINKMAEQLQEQKRLKDMLHQADKMAALGQFVSGIAHELRNPLGIMKGSIQLMEREGTFSDEQSEFLGIVKEQIERQNLVIEELLRFAKPTEPDFETLDIEDVLDSIMTFAGAYVRDSHVELSRSRSMNLQSVYGDSEKLKQVFLNLILNAVQAMPDGGILSIETEMIDESRLAVRFADSGKGMSESDLADIFNPYFTTKAEGTGLGLSISYQLIQLHGGTIKAENLAEGGAVFTVMLPAQKA, from the coding sequence ATGAAAAAAACAATCAGCAGACATTTGATTATGCTTCTTTGCTTGGTCATCGCGAGCCTTGCCGTTGGCATTGGTTTGAATTTCGTATTGAATCAGCGTTTTGATTATAAAATAGAGGAAGAAAAAAGAATTGAACTCGACAAGCATCTGCAAGGTTTGGTTGATGAATTCCAAAGCGTTTCTGAAAATGAAATCACCGGCGAGTTTATTGAAGGGCTTTTTTATGCGCTTGTAGAGAGTGGAAATGATTTTCGTGTAGGATATATTGATCGCTCAAAGGAAATTGAAACCATTGTCCATTGGGACGTCGAGACCGGAAGGCCTGAAACCGAATTGCCCCATGCGATGTTTTCAAAGGAATTCGAAAAAGAAAGAACCGGTAAAAGATTATCCGAGGTCTTGAGGGAAAGGGATAAAATCAGAAGCACCATGCCAGTATTCCACGGAGACGAAGTAATAGGGATGATCTGGATTGAGGATTCCATAATTTCAGATATCAGGACATTCGTGATGGTAAGGATACTGACTGCATTTGCGGTGCTATTCAGTTTGATTGCCGGAATCCTGGGCACCGGTTATATAATTCGAAAATTGATTAGGGATGTCAATAGGATAAACGAAGGCGTTGAAATCATGAAGGATGATTTGAGTTATAGAATTGAGGTTTCATCCGACGAGCTGGGCCAAGTGGCGAGAGAGATAAACAAGATGGCCGAGCAATTGCAGGAGCAGAAGCGGCTGAAGGACATGCTGCATCAGGCCGACAAGATGGCGGCGCTGGGGCAATTTGTCTCCGGCATTGCCCATGAACTGAGAAATCCGCTTGGCATAATGAAAGGTTCCATTCAACTCATGGAGAGGGAAGGGACTTTCAGCGATGAGCAATCCGAATTCCTTGGAATTGTAAAAGAGCAGATAGAAAGGCAAAACCTTGTAATCGAGGAACTCTTAAGGTTTGCAAAGCCCACGGAGCCCGATTTCGAAACCTTGGATATTGAAGATGTTTTGGATAGCATCATGACATTTGCAGGTGCATATGTGAGGGATTCGCATGTGGAATTATCTAGAAGCAGGAGCATGAATCTGCAATCGGTCTACGGGGATTCCGAGAAGCTTAAGCAGGTATTCCTCAATCTCATTCTAAACGCCGTTCAGGCTATGCCTGACGGAGGGATTCTTTCCATAGAAACCGAAATGATTGATGAAAGCCGTTTGGCTGTGCGGTTTGCAGACAGCGGAAAAGGCATGTCGGAGTCCGATTTGGCGGATATCTTCAACCCGTATTTTACAACGAAAGCCGAGGGGACAGGGCTCGGTCTTTCCATAAGCTATCAACTGATCCAGCTGCACGGAGGCACAATAAAGGCTGAGAATCTTGCCGAAGGGGGAGCGGTATTCACCGTCATGCTCCCGGCGCAAAAGGCTTAG
- a CDS encoding sigma-54-dependent Fis family transcriptional regulator, protein MYRVLVADDEKYIRWIISKTINDDCEVIEAANGKECLEKFEAEEPDLVVLDLRMPGMDGMKVLEVIHEKDRDLPVIMITAHGTIETAIEAMKHGAYDFVTKPFDIDELKIKIYRAIRMKSLLKEVSYHRTEISKTIEGYFVETKSQAMADVYELIDMVSKSDSNVFITGESGTGKEVVARMIHDKSARRHKPMVTVNCAAIPETLIESELFGHEKGAFTGAIKTKPGKFELASGGTLFLDEIAETSLSIQVKLLRTVQEKSIERVGGIRTIETDIRLITATNKNIEDAVKFGEFREDLYYRLNVVQIRLPSLKERKQDIPLLARHLLDQKKRKTEPASISEAAMEALISYNWPGNIRELENCIERALIVSKNGEILPKHLPFKAPYAPNIPMKTPLDFPEEGIDLEETEKCFIRAALKQSGGNRTKAAKLLSITRSALLYRMNKYGIS, encoded by the coding sequence ATGTATAGAGTACTTGTTGCAGATGACGAAAAATATATAAGATGGATAATATCAAAAACCATAAATGACGATTGCGAGGTCATCGAGGCCGCAAACGGCAAAGAGTGCCTTGAAAAATTTGAAGCAGAGGAGCCGGATCTTGTCGTCCTTGATCTTAGAATGCCTGGAATGGACGGAATGAAGGTACTTGAAGTCATTCATGAAAAGGACCGGGATTTGCCGGTGATCATGATAACAGCCCATGGAACCATCGAAACCGCCATTGAGGCCATGAAGCATGGAGCCTACGATTTCGTGACAAAGCCGTTTGACATAGACGAGCTTAAGATAAAAATCTATAGGGCAATAAGGATGAAGAGCCTTCTAAAGGAAGTCAGCTACCACAGAACGGAAATAAGCAAAACCATCGAAGGATACTTTGTGGAGACCAAGAGTCAAGCCATGGCCGATGTCTACGAATTGATCGACATGGTCTCCAAATCCGATTCCAATGTGTTCATAACGGGCGAGAGCGGCACGGGCAAGGAGGTTGTGGCTCGCATGATCCATGACAAAAGTGCCAGACGCCACAAACCTATGGTTACGGTCAATTGCGCGGCAATTCCAGAAACACTGATCGAAAGCGAGCTTTTCGGTCATGAAAAGGGAGCCTTCACCGGCGCGATTAAGACAAAGCCAGGCAAGTTTGAACTGGCATCCGGCGGGACCCTGTTTCTAGACGAAATAGCTGAAACAAGCCTGTCAATTCAAGTGAAACTGCTTAGGACCGTACAGGAAAAAAGTATCGAGCGTGTTGGAGGCATCCGCACAATAGAAACGGACATCAGATTAATCACGGCAACAAATAAAAATATTGAGGATGCCGTAAAATTTGGTGAATTCAGAGAGGATTTATACTATCGCCTTAACGTGGTACAGATAAGATTGCCTTCTCTCAAAGAAAGAAAACAGGATATCCCTTTACTTGCAAGGCATCTTTTGGATCAAAAGAAAAGGAAAACTGAACCTGCAAGCATATCGGAAGCGGCTATGGAAGCATTGATATCTTACAACTGGCCGGGGAACATACGGGAGCTGGAAAATTGCATAGAAAGGGCTCTAATAGTCTCGAAAAATGGGGAGATTCTTCCGAAACATCTTCCGTTCAAGGCGCCTTATGCCCCCAATATTCCAATGAAGACGCCGCTTGATTTTCCCGAAGAGGGGATAGACCTTGAGGAAACGGAAAAATGTTTTATAAGGGCCGCGTTGAAACAGTCCGGAGGCAACCGAACAAAGGCGGCGAAGCTTCTTTCAATAACCCGTTCGGCCCTTCTTTATAGAATGAACAAATATGGCATATCCTAA